From the Spirochaetota bacterium genome, one window contains:
- a CDS encoding zinc ribbon domain-containing protein, with protein sequence MPVYEFRCKGCGEVTSELRKMGDFAPAVCTGCGCADTEK encoded by the coding sequence ATGCCTGTATATGAGTTTCGCTGCAAAGGATGCGGCGAGGTGACTAGCGAGTTGAGAAAAATGGGCGATTTCGCCCCGGCAGTCTGTACGGGATGCGGATGCGCGGATACGGAGAAAA
- the surE gene encoding 5'/3'-nucleotidase SurE, translated as MDKLLHKFLKKCETVGAFQAGRMNILLTNDDGINAAGINILARILCERHEIYVIAPHEEKSACSSAITVRRGLAVEKLSDNRFSVEGFPADCVNIGLHSGLIPEMDLVISGINHGPNLGDDVYFSGTVAGARTAFIFGTSGIAISIDCLRTSDYFEAASRFIMEYIDPIGDSHIPHPFCLNINYPDIPADEISGIRYCSLSKRRYIDNYIITDRHEGGMHLQLNGSIETDEVESTDYYELQRGAIAITPLTLDSTDYPLLQSMSKGERPWKK; from the coding sequence ATGGATAAATTATTGCATAAATTCCTTAAAAAATGCGAGACTGTCGGAGCTTTTCAGGCGGGACGAATGAATATACTGCTAACCAACGACGATGGCATTAATGCCGCGGGCATCAATATTTTGGCGCGCATTCTATGCGAGCGTCATGAAATCTATGTAATCGCGCCCCACGAGGAAAAAAGCGCCTGTTCGAGCGCAATAACCGTCCGCAGGGGCCTCGCGGTTGAAAAATTGTCGGATAACCGGTTTTCCGTGGAGGGATTTCCCGCAGACTGCGTTAATATCGGTCTGCATTCGGGGCTAATTCCGGAAATGGACCTCGTAATCTCAGGTATCAATCACGGGCCAAACCTGGGGGATGACGTTTATTTTTCCGGAACGGTAGCCGGGGCGCGCACCGCATTCATCTTCGGCACCTCCGGTATCGCGATTTCGATCGACTGTTTACGCACCTCCGATTATTTCGAAGCGGCATCCCGATTTATCATGGAATACATTGATCCGATAGGCGACTCACATATCCCGCATCCGTTCTGTCTCAACATCAATTATCCCGACATACCTGCCGACGAAATATCGGGCATCCGATATTGTTCCCTTTCAAAACGCCGCTACATCGATAATTACATCATAACCGACCGGCATGAGGGGGGGATGCACCTCCAGCTCAATGGGTCGATAGAAACCGACGAGGTGGAATCCACCGACTATTACGAACTGCAGCGGGGCGCGATAGCGATAACACCCCTGACCCTGGATTCGACCGACTACCCGCTCCTTCAATCCATGTCCAAGGGTGAACGTCCATGGAAGAAGTGA
- a CDS encoding tetratricopeptide repeat protein — protein sequence MEEVNINEKIGAFLKSATARCTVKDFSAAIEDLKAAEVLDRENPVVLYNLGICYTRTGLHRTAFEYFEKLVKLPASFVDILTVRKLAAYCLIQINEFRGALFHLETGLKLNPHDVIALNMKGYCQEKLGLLPDAKQTYGVILSIEPSNPTACNSLAYVIAKTGGDLNQALLLSKRAVEARRENPAYLDTLGYIQLLKGNRESAKNFLKKAYTRFPDSEEIKAHLRELLHLDHENK from the coding sequence ATGGAAGAAGTGAATATAAATGAAAAAATCGGGGCTTTCTTAAAATCCGCGACTGCACGTTGCACAGTAAAGGACTTTTCCGCGGCCATCGAGGATCTCAAGGCCGCAGAGGTACTCGACCGGGAAAACCCGGTGGTTCTCTACAATCTTGGCATCTGCTACACCCGGACGGGGCTGCACAGGACGGCATTTGAGTATTTCGAAAAGCTCGTGAAGCTTCCCGCATCATTTGTCGACATCCTGACAGTCAGAAAACTCGCGGCGTATTGCCTGATACAGATTAATGAGTTCCGAGGCGCCCTGTTTCATCTTGAAACGGGACTCAAACTCAACCCGCATGATGTAATTGCCCTGAATATGAAAGGATATTGCCAGGAAAAACTCGGCTTGCTTCCGGACGCAAAGCAGACCTACGGGGTAATACTTTCCATTGAGCCATCAAATCCGACCGCGTGTAATTCACTAGCCTATGTAATCGCCAAGACCGGCGGGGATCTCAACCAGGCCCTGCTCCTGTCAAAAAGGGCCGTTGAAGCAAGGCGCGAAAACCCGGCCTACCTGGATACCCTTGGCTATATACAGCTCTTAAAAGGGAACCGTGAAAGCGCTAAAAATTTCCTGAAAAAAGCTTATACCCGCTTTCCGGACTCAGAGGAAATTAAAGCCCACCTTCGAGAGCTTTTGCACCTTGATCATGAGAATAAATAA
- a CDS encoding TetR/AcrR family transcriptional regulator has translation MPAKGQKRKQQIIDTAKEMFILNGFQSTHIGQVCEKLNIARGTVYQYFGNKREILYAILEAVEEKIDDIMDPDDLRDFLKSNPVQKAMVKFESERVASCISTILSEPIVIKLIYKDIAGIDEEVITRITKFLEYITKVVSRDVDEIKRKGVYKKNVNPDITALMLIGGVMYVVYDYDRKKMNVLDKEVVEAVVSNYLYGVLK, from the coding sequence ATGCCGGCAAAAGGACAAAAACGCAAACAGCAGATCATCGATACTGCAAAAGAGATGTTCATACTGAATGGATTTCAGAGTACCCATATCGGGCAGGTCTGTGAAAAGCTTAATATCGCCCGGGGAACGGTGTACCAGTATTTCGGGAACAAAAGGGAAATATTATACGCAATTCTTGAAGCGGTCGAAGAGAAAATTGACGATATCATGGATCCGGACGACTTGAGGGATTTCCTCAAATCCAATCCCGTCCAAAAGGCCATGGTAAAATTCGAGTCAGAGCGCGTCGCTTCGTGCATTAGTACGATCCTTTCGGAACCTATCGTAATCAAGCTCATCTACAAAGACATCGCCGGCATCGACGAAGAGGTTATAACCCGGATCACCAAGTTTCTTGAATACATAACGAAAGTAGTCTCCCGTGACGTGGACGAAATCAAGCGGAAGGGTGTTTACAAGAAGAACGTTAATCCGGACATCACCGCGCTCATGCTTATCGGCGGTGTAATGTATGTCGTCTATGATTATGACCGCAAAAAGATGAACGTGCTCGACAAGGAAGTTGTAGAGGCCGTAGTCAGCAACTACCTTTACGGCGTGTTGAAATAG
- a CDS encoding HEAT repeat domain-containing protein, giving the protein MNKTRLNLSFCMLAFLMISMPALAEDSIDSRLISKIISSSEEDMREARDYIALNKPVSLLPSLKKIILANPTEKKGALAFRALQSFPIKESLSTWLDMLRTTQSVSLKKEIIDFISTTGERGIVPHLVEELKSPHHDVRESAILGLKRIGDDRMLPYMLNFSRDPNPIYRVYALQAFFHIYDRRINDILMELIKDDNKSVRYFTLKCIENHKLTDYLVTIRNLALNDPEWEVRVKSITIMRAFNDRENLYVLLQCLADKHREIRYAAAVSLLEVVNAGSSYQVSTQLDLETDDEIKDMLLEMLLKSRSTGGMKGFERILMHDQNRALKIKAAFALGEIGDPSALPLLLQSLDAAQDSFLKAELSNTIGLFRGQPGSAQRLLPGLGASNTQYLRLASLYAIERLQDRAVTPQLFSIFSSEKEPVMREKLRELVQQFLER; this is encoded by the coding sequence ATGAATAAAACCCGGCTTAATCTTTCGTTTTGTATGCTCGCATTCCTGATGATTTCCATGCCCGCCCTGGCCGAGGACTCAATCGATTCGCGCCTTATTTCTAAAATTATCAGTTCCTCCGAAGAAGACATGCGGGAAGCCCGGGACTACATCGCGCTCAACAAGCCCGTTTCCCTGCTCCCCTCCCTCAAAAAAATCATCCTGGCTAACCCCACCGAAAAGAAAGGAGCCCTGGCATTTCGAGCCCTGCAAAGTTTTCCCATTAAGGAAAGCCTGTCCACCTGGCTGGATATGCTCCGCACCACCCAGTCTGTATCGTTGAAAAAGGAAATAATAGATTTCATTTCAACTACAGGCGAGCGCGGAATCGTACCACACCTGGTGGAGGAGCTGAAAAGCCCGCACCATGATGTGCGTGAAAGTGCTATTCTCGGACTAAAGAGAATCGGTGATGACCGCATGCTGCCCTACATGCTTAATTTTTCGCGAGACCCTAATCCCATTTACCGGGTATATGCGCTCCAGGCCTTCTTTCATATTTATGACCGGCGCATCAATGATATCCTCATGGAGCTGATAAAAGATGACAATAAATCGGTCCGATACTTCACGCTAAAATGCATAGAAAACCACAAGCTTACCGATTATCTTGTCACTATCAGGAACCTCGCCCTCAATGACCCGGAGTGGGAGGTACGGGTTAAATCTATCACCATCATGCGCGCATTCAATGACCGGGAAAATCTTTATGTGTTGCTCCAGTGCCTTGCCGATAAACACCGCGAAATTCGATACGCCGCGGCAGTGAGTCTCCTGGAAGTGGTGAACGCGGGCTCGTCATACCAGGTCTCAACCCAGCTCGATCTTGAAACCGACGATGAAATCAAGGATATGCTGCTCGAGATGCTGCTCAAATCCCGGAGCACGGGCGGCATGAAGGGATTTGAAAGAATCCTGATGCACGACCAGAACAGGGCGCTCAAGATCAAGGCAGCCTTTGCGCTTGGCGAAATAGGAGATCCGTCCGCGCTGCCCCTCCTTCTGCAGTCGCTTGATGCGGCCCAGGACAGCTTCCTCAAGGCGGAACTCAGTAATACAATCGGCCTCTTCAGGGGCCAGCCCGGAAGCGCGCAACGCCTCCTGCCGGGACTCGGGGCCTCCAACACCCAGTACCTGAGACTGGCCTCCCTGTACGCAATCGAACGGCTGCAGGACAGGGCCGTGACTCCGCAACTTTTTTCGATATTCAGTTCCGAAAAGGAACCCGTGATGCGTGAAAAGCTCAGGGAACTGGTTCAACAGTTCCTGGAGAGGTGA
- a CDS encoding NAD+ synthase, which yields MRIALAQINPIIADIEGNARKIIRYIGLAKDTGADLVVFPELATIGYPPMDLLERDKLIDDNLAAAGEIARHADGIAVICGMVEFDVHNKPMLFNTAAFMENGHIQARYHKVLLPTYDVFDELRYFSPGRNIHPFTFMGKKIGTCICEDIWNDSDYESSSMELRRYPVDPVRALAALSIDVLINISASPYVKGKNTVKWEMISGIARRESVPILYVNQVGGNDSLVFDGNSFFLNARGEFIARARGFEEDLVVVDLDIPETIGYPVEDELEDVRRALVLGLRDYVRKCGFSKVVIGLSGGIDSALTAAIAAQALGPENVTGITMPSVYSSRGSVDDSAALARNLGIRVETIPIMQIFDSYRSMLKPVFSNMPEDVAEENIQARIRGNLLMAASNKFGSMLLTTGNKSELAMGYCTLYGDMSGGLAVISDLPKTLVYRLAYHVNRDREIIPVATIEKPPSAELRENQKDEDSLPPYALLDQILELYIEKMNSAGEIIALGYPAHVVRDVLAKVDRNEYKRRQGAPGLKITSKAFGSGRRIPIAQRYKP from the coding sequence ATGCGAATCGCTCTGGCACAGATAAATCCTATAATCGCCGATATCGAGGGCAATGCACGGAAAATCATCCGGTACATCGGCCTCGCGAAGGACACCGGGGCGGACCTCGTCGTATTCCCGGAGCTTGCCACCATCGGGTACCCTCCGATGGACCTGCTCGAACGAGACAAGCTTATCGACGACAACCTGGCGGCGGCCGGAGAGATCGCCCGCCATGCGGACGGTATCGCGGTTATCTGCGGAATGGTCGAGTTCGATGTACACAACAAACCCATGCTCTTCAACACCGCTGCCTTTATGGAAAACGGCCATATCCAGGCCCGGTATCACAAGGTGCTGCTTCCCACGTATGACGTCTTCGACGAGTTGCGTTATTTTTCTCCCGGCAGGAATATCCACCCATTTACGTTTATGGGGAAGAAAATCGGCACCTGCATCTGCGAGGATATCTGGAACGATTCCGACTACGAAAGCTCCTCCATGGAACTGCGGCGTTACCCGGTCGATCCCGTGCGCGCGCTGGCGGCATTATCCATAGACGTGCTTATCAATATTTCGGCGTCCCCGTATGTGAAGGGAAAAAATACCGTCAAGTGGGAGATGATCTCCGGAATAGCGCGGCGCGAATCGGTCCCCATCCTTTACGTAAACCAGGTAGGGGGAAACGACAGCCTCGTATTCGACGGAAACAGCTTTTTCCTGAATGCCCGGGGGGAGTTCATTGCCCGGGCCCGGGGATTCGAGGAGGACCTCGTCGTCGTCGATCTCGATATCCCGGAAACGATCGGTTATCCCGTGGAAGACGAGCTCGAGGATGTGCGCAGGGCACTGGTCCTGGGACTGCGCGATTACGTGAGAAAATGCGGATTTTCAAAGGTCGTCATCGGGCTCAGCGGGGGCATCGATTCGGCCCTCACGGCGGCGATCGCCGCCCAGGCGCTCGGACCCGAAAACGTCACGGGCATTACGATGCCTTCGGTCTACTCGTCCCGGGGAAGCGTGGACGACTCGGCGGCGCTCGCGCGCAATCTGGGGATTCGTGTCGAGACCATACCGATCATGCAGATTTTCGATTCTTACCGGTCCATGCTCAAGCCGGTTTTTTCGAACATGCCCGAGGACGTTGCGGAGGAAAACATCCAGGCGCGCATCCGCGGCAATCTCCTCATGGCGGCGAGCAACAAGTTCGGGAGCATGCTTCTCACCACGGGCAACAAGTCCGAGCTCGCCATGGGATACTGTACCCTTTACGGCGACATGTCCGGCGGGCTGGCGGTAATATCGGACCTCCCCAAGACCCTCGTCTATCGGCTTGCGTATCACGTCAACCGGGATCGGGAGATCATCCCCGTCGCGACCATCGAAAAACCCCCGTCCGCGGAGCTCCGGGAGAACCAGAAGGACGAGGACAGCCTTCCCCCCTATGCCCTGCTCGATCAGATACTCGAACTGTACATAGAGAAAATGAACTCCGCCGGGGAGATTATCGCCCTGGGGTATCCCGCGCACGTGGTCCGCGACGTGCTTGCCAAAGTCGACAGGAACGAGTACAAGCGTCGCCAGGGGGCGCCGGGGCTCAAGATCACCTCCAAGGCATTCGGCTCGGGCAGGAGGATCCCCATCGCCCAGAGGTATAAGCCCTGA
- a CDS encoding fused response regulator/phosphatase, producing MTGMETQGIPLRVLALEDDRLVRRILEDTLREECEFLAVATYAAFQDVLVRFNPDIVLLDVLLPDGDGFEICRALRMNHQYEKLFILMLTAADEKDSIERGYASGANDYIRKPFIPYEVKSKILSYKKIIDFQSKLFTAFNYQLEFSKKLYFVNRLMQKNIDVSDMPSLLSELKMFNEILDVGYIEVVRRDRNGKPVSMYDHSFLKDDAPLRFERIVRNYGGFEDMETGPASFRIQRKSGTDTTHCIISPITFGSTVAGYLMLQRGREFDSDEKNLVSLCTDFASMMFRRISIQHELDTQYERYKAEIAKVRKIQAAALPDFSALFGYDIGYTFMPADDISGDFFDGFYLDDSTYQIVLCDVSGHGMASSYVGNEIRSLFRSISRPDLSPGATLTEVNRLLFQDISEINYFGTAILCRINLHLGELVIASAGHPPVIWYRERDESNRMLDSTGPLLGFFDNATFGEDVLALSPGDAVLFYTDGVTETFSPETGEFYGELRLLKHFMEIAPLDSREIIQEIIGSVYEFNEYTNQADDITMICIKRRENPFA from the coding sequence ATGACCGGTATGGAAACTCAGGGGATACCGCTGCGGGTGCTGGCGCTGGAGGACGACAGGCTCGTCCGGCGCATACTCGAAGACACGCTCAGGGAAGAATGCGAATTCCTCGCGGTGGCCACCTATGCGGCGTTCCAGGATGTCCTCGTGCGGTTCAACCCGGACATCGTGCTGCTCGATGTTCTCCTTCCCGACGGGGACGGGTTCGAAATCTGCCGCGCGCTGCGCATGAACCACCAGTATGAAAAACTCTTCATCCTCATGCTCACCGCGGCCGATGAAAAGGACTCGATCGAACGCGGCTACGCATCGGGCGCAAACGATTATATACGCAAGCCGTTCATTCCCTACGAGGTGAAATCGAAGATACTCAGCTATAAGAAAATCATCGATTTTCAAAGCAAGCTGTTTACGGCCTTCAATTACCAGCTCGAGTTTTCGAAGAAGCTCTATTTCGTAAACAGGCTTATGCAGAAAAACATAGATGTGTCCGATATGCCCTCACTGCTGTCGGAATTGAAGATGTTCAACGAAATTCTGGACGTCGGGTATATCGAAGTCGTCCGGCGGGACCGAAACGGAAAACCGGTTTCAATGTACGACCATTCGTTCCTCAAGGACGACGCCCCCCTTCGTTTTGAACGCATCGTCAGGAATTATGGCGGTTTCGAGGACATGGAAACGGGACCCGCATCCTTTCGAATTCAAAGGAAGTCGGGGACCGATACTACTCACTGCATAATCAGTCCCATCACCTTTGGCAGCACCGTGGCGGGATACCTGATGCTCCAGCGCGGCCGGGAATTCGATTCCGATGAAAAAAACCTCGTTTCCCTCTGTACGGATTTCGCCTCGATGATGTTCAGGCGCATCTCCATCCAGCACGAGCTCGATACGCAGTACGAACGCTACAAGGCCGAGATCGCAAAGGTCCGCAAAATCCAGGCCGCCGCGCTTCCCGATTTCAGCGCATTATTCGGTTACGATATCGGCTACACCTTCATGCCCGCCGATGACATCAGCGGGGATTTTTTCGACGGCTTCTACCTGGATGATTCCACCTACCAGATCGTGCTCTGCGACGTCTCAGGACACGGAATGGCGTCGTCCTACGTGGGAAATGAAATCCGGTCCCTGTTCAGGAGTATCTCCCGTCCGGATCTATCCCCCGGTGCGACGCTGACCGAGGTGAATCGCCTGCTCTTCCAAGACATCTCCGAAATCAATTATTTCGGAACGGCCATCCTGTGTAGAATTAATCTCCACCTGGGGGAGCTTGTTATCGCATCCGCGGGGCACCCGCCCGTGATCTGGTACAGGGAGCGCGATGAATCCAACCGCATGCTGGATAGCACCGGGCCGCTGCTCGGATTTTTCGACAATGCCACGTTTGGGGAGGACGTGCTCGCCCTGTCACCGGGCGATGCGGTATTATTCTACACCGACGGCGTCACGGAAACATTTTCACCGGAAACCGGGGAATTTTACGGGGAATTGAGACTCCTTAAGCACTTCATGGAAATCGCGCCCCTGGATTCGCGCGAAATCATCCAGGAAATAATCGGCAGCGTGTACGAGTTCAACGAGTACACCAACCAGGCCGACGATATCACCATGATATGCATTAAAAGGCGCGAGAATCCTTTCGCTTGA